In Halorussus limi, a genomic segment contains:
- a CDS encoding DUF7128 family protein, whose product MVVTTERDEMTWYKCEGCGMMFDDEDDAKQHEANCDHEDPSYIQ is encoded by the coding sequence ATGGTCGTCACAACCGAGCGAGACGAGATGACGTGGTACAAGTGCGAGGGGTGCGGGATGATGTTCGACGACGAGGACGACGCCAAGCAACACGAGGCGAACTGCGACCACGAGGACCCCTCGTACATCCAGTAG